Below is a genomic region from Dioscorea cayenensis subsp. rotundata cultivar TDr96_F1 chromosome 14, TDr96_F1_v2_PseudoChromosome.rev07_lg8_w22 25.fasta, whole genome shotgun sequence.
ATAATCCATTAGTGGTGAAATATGGGTTTAGTAAAAAGTAGTCATAAGGAAGATATTATTGACACTCCGGAAACACATATCAGGAGTGAATCATTCATCTTAAATAGTACTAAAGCAATCGAGGAGTTGAATTTCTTAATGAGGTTTTATGTTAGAGTAGTACCATGTATTTTgtctctatatatttttatcataatatttatttgtttattgtatttataaaatattcaatacaGTGCTAATGATGACTTGATACACAAATTTATGTGCGGGAACAAATCCAGTAGAGACGGGGTGAGGGGCCTGTAGCTTAGAGGATTAGAGCACGTGATTACGAACCTCGGGGGTTCGAATCCCTAAGTAATAATTTCATTTGACTCTTTTGATGTACATGGTACCTATTTTGTGTGTAGAAATTGGGGTTTGTGTGTTTAAGTGgcactttttattatgttagttACTATGTgggtttttaacttttttttttttcttttaaaattattgtattattttatcatataaactaaaaaattgaccccaaaaaaaaaatcctgtgTATATAAAGCTATATATTGAATATCATCACAAAGataatattgaatattttataaataaattaacattagagacaaatatagaaaacaaaatatctgTTTGATAAAAGAAACTCAATTCAAATAATCtaatctttgttttgatttgttcttttgatttatctaattttaatctCAGATATTTTTCATCCCTGTTTCTGAACTTCATGACAGAACAgagcatgcattttttttatttaattcaatcaaataaacttttaatttctaatttaaattcttcatctataaaaataaataaataacagaaactatatatatgcatatgattAATTTGTTCAATCAATTAAACTTCTACATTCTGTGAACACATTTATTTCTGCATTTCTGCAACTATTGTTTGATTTCTACTTTAAGCTTGTGTGTTCAATGATTGATTAATTAGTTATATCAAATAGACATTATGTAATTTGGATAAGCACATTTGGCTCAATCTCTCTGTTTCCATCAAATTATTCTTCCTAGTTAATTCTCATAATAAATTGAGCATCACATCAAGTAGCTGTGAATGCACACAAGTAGCGAAATTATTTCGATGAtcaatgatatataaaatttaatgttgAAACCGATACAAATGTTCGTCGGCACACCATGTGAACTTGCGGTCCCTCGAAGTTCATCGATGAGTTTAAATTGTAGTAAAAATTACTGATTTGTGGCTCTAATTCGACTTTGATTTGAGAAATAACTCATATCTGTTGtattttttaatgcatttttgttaaacaatttttttttctgattcaGATTTCAGTCACAAACAATGACATATAACACGTACGTATttagttttttgaatttttcgtttgagtttatctttgaattcttgttgatttttcttctcTCAAATATCATCAATTAAAACGAAAAGGATTTGACGAGTACGACACACGACGAAATTGACATACAAATTTGTTCTTGACAAAAAAAAGTACactatgaaatacaaaaaaaaaaaaatctcaatgacaaaaattttaatacgATCGCTTTGCTAGAATTCTACACTTTTTGATCTTTTTTCTCTCTAGAAACACAATCAAAtccaaataagaaaacaaaagcaaaagaaaaaaaaatttgaaaaaaataataataataaagaaagccTCATCATCTTCAATTACAAAACTTTTTCCTCTGCAGCATTGAGAGAGGGCTCAGCTGGCAGTTTGTTTGTACATTGTCAGTGAGTCAGTACCATCCAAAACTGATAAACAAAACTCAAAATCCAAAaccaaaaaactaaaataaaaaaggaaataaaaaaacatacacacaaatacTAGGATGCAATCAACTGTTGTTGTCTTTGCTGCTTAGTTTCCTCTTTCCATATCCTTGCAATGTCCATTGCTGTTCTTACTGCATCCATTGAAGCTCCAGATATTCCTCTCCTTGTGAACCCCACTCCATACAAACCCTTTTTCTCCTTTCCATCCATTTGGAAATCCCTTCATTGGAAACCCATCCTTTCCAAACAACTCCCTCCCCTGCACACAATCCCATCTTCCCCATTCAAAaccaacagaaaaaaaaaaataaataaatatatttatatatgtgtatatatgtgcaTGGTTTTACCTTGAGCCAAGAAGGGACATTGCTTAAATAGCCAGTGGCAAGAATAACAGCATCAACATCAAGAACAAGGCCATTAACAAGCTCAACTTTGCCTTCAGAGAACCTCTTTATACCAGGAACTACTTTGATTTCACctgatttgattttattcaatGCTCCAATATCCAAAACAGGGGTCTTTCCTTTGCTGTTCTTCAGCTCCAATGGCCCTGCCAATGGCCTTTTCAACCCAAATTTTGCAATGTTTCCAATCACAAACCATGAGAGTAGTAGTAGGATTTTGTCGACAATCCAAACCGGCAACCATTTCATTAGAAACATCGCGATACCGAATATCGACTTCCCCATGATGTCTCTTGGCAATACATGCACCTGTAAGATGTGTTTTAGTATCATTGAAAAGTAAGAAAATAACAGAATTATTGAGTATTTGGTTATGTTTTTGCTCTTACTGAATCGCGAACAACTAAAGATGGTATCGCGTTGTGGTCGCATAGATCAAGTGATACTTCTATGCCGGAGTTACCACAACCGACGACTAGCACTTTCTTGTGTCTAAACTCTTCTCCGGATTTATAGTCAGAGACGTGGATCACCGGTCTTGCTAGCTCATCCATTCCTTGTATAATCGGAATGAGCTTCTCCGCGTTTTCTCCAGTGGCTACTACAACTCGTCTGCAAATGTACTCAGCTTTGCTAGTCTTCACACGCCATAACCCGCATGTTTGATCATATTCAGCCTCGTTCACTGCTTCATTGAATCTCGGTGAGATACCGAAGGACTTTGCATAATTCTCAAGATAAACAATGAATTGTTTCTTGGATGGATACTCTGGATAGTTGGCCGGAAAGCTGAGACCGGGGAGTTCACAGAATTGCTTAGGCAAATGAAGCTTCAAGCGATCGTAAGTACGTTTTTGCCAGAGTGAAGCAATGCAATCAGCACGCTCGAGGATGATGAAAGGCACACCTTGTTGTTTCAACAACGCGCCAACAGCCAAGCCTGATGGCCCGGCACCGACGATTACTGGACCGTTCACCCACATGCAACGCCGGGACAAGAATTCATCACCGGATTTCATTGAGGACATGGTCGAACACCTTGCAGGAATTAGAATCAGAAGGTGTTTGATCAGGGTCTCTGAGAGAATTTTAGCTTGTTTTTGGGTGTGAAGTTGGGAATTCATGGTTAAGGGATAGGTGTATAAATAAGTGGGGAAATTGGGAATCATAAGTGCATGTGGAGTCCTTCTCAAATGATAAGTTTAGCCGCcttaagtataaaaaaacaagCCACTCTTTGAAGATGCCATTACATTAATCCAAAAGCCAAGTATTCATGCATATACTATATTAGTGTAATCAAAGCTAGCCAAAGTGAAAGCTAAgttctttcttgatttttatttgttttataatattt
It encodes:
- the LOC120275755 gene encoding LOW QUALITY PROTEIN: probable indole-3-pyruvate monooxygenase YUCCA9 (The sequence of the model RefSeq protein was modified relative to this genomic sequence to represent the inferred CDS: deleted 1 base in 1 codon), with translation MNSQLHTQKQAKILSETLIKHLLILIPARCSTMSSMKSGDEFLSRRCMWVNGPVIVGAGPSGLAVGALLKQQGVPFIILERADCIASLWQKRTYDRLKLHLPKQFCELPGLSFPANYPEYPSKKQFIVYLENYAKSFGISPRFNEAVNEAEYDQTCGLWRVKTSKAEYICRRVVVATGENAEKLIPIIQGMDELARPVIHVSDYKSGEEFRHKKVLVVGCGNSGIEVSLDLCDHNAIPSLVVRDSVHVLPRDIMGKSIFGIAMFLMKWLPVWIVDKILLLLSWFVIGNIAKFGLKRPLAGPLELKNSKGKTPVLDIGALNKIKSGEIKVVPGIKRFSEGKVELVNGLVLDVDAVILATGYLSNVPSWLKGRELFGKDGFPMKGFPNGWKGEKGLYGVGFTRRGISGASMDAVRTAMDIARIWKEETKQQRQQQLIAS